The following are from one region of the Marinitoga litoralis genome:
- a CDS encoding flagellar brake protein — MQERNSVFVEKVKVRKILYVGDLIDVELPQQHIIGNSRVIDLDFKKKIAKILPPVYKNQKIKLHEHENINIRVYNKGSNVMIKSYVLDISKDNILIYLPTSCYKIQKRLFFRIPIVREGTLFEKDENRIIPFETRDLSAGGLQIAVKEELNTEKEYLLKNLTLDEDFILSEISVRVVRYIGENLFGEKLYGLKFLNLGYDLEKNIVRYVNLYTIKAKHNNLEEK; from the coding sequence ATGCAAGAGAGAAATAGTGTTTTTGTAGAAAAAGTTAAAGTAAGAAAAATTTTATATGTGGGAGATTTAATAGATGTAGAACTTCCTCAACAACATATAATAGGAAATAGCAGAGTAATTGATTTAGATTTTAAAAAAAAGATTGCTAAAATTCTCCCTCCCGTATATAAAAATCAAAAAATTAAATTACATGAACATGAAAATATAAACATAAGAGTTTATAATAAAGGCTCTAATGTTATGATAAAATCTTATGTTTTAGATATTTCAAAGGATAATATATTAATATATTTACCAACATCATGCTATAAAATACAAAAAAGATTATTTTTTAGAATTCCTATAGTTAGAGAAGGTACATTATTCGAGAAAGATGAAAATAGGATAATCCCTTTTGAAACTAGAGACTTAAGTGCCGGAGGATTACAAATAGCTGTTAAAGAAGAATTAAATACAGAAAAGGAATATTTATTAAAAAACCTTACTTTAGATGAGGATTTTATATTATCTGAAATTAGTGTAAGAGTTGTTCGATATATTGGAGAAAATCTTTTTGGTGAAAAATTGTATGGTTTAAAGTTTTTAAATCTTGGATATGATTTAGAAAAAAATATTGTTAGGTATGTCAATTTATATACCATAAAAGCTAAACATAATAATTTGGAGGAAAAGTAA
- the pelG gene encoding exopolysaccharide Pel transporter PelG → MAGVGFRLNKLFHRGGVSTDLLAVAYSIMVSSGPWIITTLSLWIILTIFRIDNIYFNVAIVYSFVTSIIVSGLFIMFESRRISDLIFSKDYKRILPEVMGILTYSSIIIILLMLIFFAFNNHELWFVISFSYLNLSLLSLWIISIASLSSDSVNWYILAFLIMGIFSIILSNYFGSDENPLGYILGYAFGVNIGTFVHYMIALVHFGSNKGISYDWMNEIPKYWQNIFIGFTYYLALWIDDFITWYSPHFGEIPLKGFHFSFIYDNPMFIAYLTIIPTSTMFILVLETRFYKTYKLFYDSLRQGFNYAEIEIREKNMLKELKYDINLVVRVQLAFTFSLLFLNEINLIPFVSEMLKPILRIGLIGAMLNSYYLMIVLLILYFDFRNTALYLNITVLIINAVLSYIFTYNLGYYSLGASYAFAFAFGTFIGYKILIKKVSNIIQLEYFRQNLAVKEGFYIDFKQIKKLMEEQK, encoded by the coding sequence ATGGCAGGAGTTGGTTTTAGACTTAATAAACTATTCCATAGAGGTGGCGTTTCAACTGACTTGTTAGCAGTTGCATATTCTATCATGGTTTCTTCAGGCCCTTGGATTATTACAACACTATCATTATGGATTATACTAACTATTTTTAGAATTGATAATATATATTTTAATGTTGCTATTGTTTATTCATTTGTTACTTCTATTATTGTATCTGGTTTATTTATTATGTTTGAATCAAGGAGAATCTCAGATTTGATATTTTCAAAGGATTATAAACGAATTTTACCTGAAGTAATGGGAATATTGACATATAGTTCTATAATAATTATATTGTTAATGCTTATATTTTTTGCCTTTAACAATCATGAATTATGGTTTGTAATATCTTTCTCGTATTTAAATTTATCATTGTTGTCATTATGGATAATTTCAATAGCATCCTTATCTTCTGATTCTGTAAATTGGTATATATTAGCATTTTTAATTATGGGTATTTTTTCCATTATCTTATCAAATTATTTTGGATCTGATGAAAATCCATTAGGTTATATACTAGGCTATGCTTTTGGTGTAAATATTGGTACTTTTGTGCATTATATGATAGCATTAGTTCATTTTGGAAGTAATAAAGGAATCTCATATGATTGGATGAATGAAATACCAAAATACTGGCAAAATATTTTTATTGGTTTCACATATTATTTAGCGTTATGGATAGATGATTTTATTACTTGGTATTCTCCACATTTTGGAGAGATTCCTTTAAAGGGATTTCACTTCTCTTTCATATATGATAATCCAATGTTTATTGCATATTTGACTATAATTCCTACATCTACTATGTTCATTTTAGTTTTAGAAACAAGATTTTATAAAACATATAAATTATTCTATGATTCTTTAAGACAAGGCTTTAATTATGCAGAAATAGAAATAAGGGAAAAAAATATGTTAAAAGAATTAAAATATGATATAAACTTAGTAGTAAGAGTTCAATTAGCTTTTACATTTTCACTATTGTTTTTGAATGAAATCAATTTAATACCATTTGTATCTGAAATGTTAAAACCTATTCTCAGAATAGGTTTAATAGGGGCTATGTTAAATTCTTATTATTTGATGATTGTACTGCTTATTCTTTATTTTGATTTTAGAAATACTGCATTATATTTAAATATCACAGTATTAATTATTAATGCTGTACTGAGTTATATTTTTACATATAATTTAGGTTATTATTCATTAGGTGCAAGTTATGCCTTTGCTTTTGCTTTTGGTACTTTTATAGGTTATAAAATATTAATAAAAAAAGTTTCTAATATAATTCAATTAGAATATTTTAGGCAGAATTTGGCAGTTAAAGAAGGTTTTTATATAGATTTTAAACAAATTAAAAAATTAATGGAGGAGCAAAAATGA
- the pelF gene encoding GT4 family glycosyltransferase PelF, with translation MKVGIVFEGTYPYVTGGVSSWGNTLMKSMKDVDFCVIQLGPEPQKRIPKYIFPENVVDYFEFFLFAKYDFKHKHKINKKFGEDLKEAIKYPFNEKKMAEKLYDILIKYNNYDFTSILKTDIYWDFILYFYKTYIPYEDFTNYYWTLQSMLLPFLNSMTVDFPKCDIYHTITTGYAGISAIMNGIRYNTPVILTEHGIYHRERQLEVLKADWIKDEYRTAWIRLFNTISSLVYKGSEKITTLFSKNQMFEKELCDDHSKMYVIPNGIDYDKFSKLEYRKEKDPFVVGLVGRVVEIKDIKTAIKAAKIVKEKINNFKLYIIGPTDEEPEYFQECKEMIEIFRLEDTVEFTGKVNVLDYYPKLNALLLSSVSEGQPLVILEAFAAGIPVVTTDVGACSEMIYGSKEDIIGDAGFVVKPKDFIGLANGLIRLYEDDNFRLKASEIARIRVQKRYRLDQMINNYRDLYISVVE, from the coding sequence ATGAAGGTGGGAATTGTTTTCGAAGGAACTTATCCTTATGTCACTGGAGGAGTTTCCAGCTGGGGAAATACTTTAATGAAATCTATGAAAGATGTTGATTTCTGTGTAATACAATTAGGACCAGAACCTCAAAAAAGAATACCAAAATATATATTTCCAGAAAATGTTGTCGACTATTTTGAGTTTTTTCTATTTGCAAAATACGATTTCAAACATAAACATAAGATCAACAAGAAATTTGGAGAAGATCTTAAAGAAGCTATCAAATATCCATTTAACGAAAAAAAAATGGCTGAGAAATTGTATGATATTTTAATAAAATATAATAACTATGATTTTACCAGTATACTAAAAACTGATATATATTGGGATTTTATTTTATACTTTTACAAAACCTATATTCCTTATGAAGATTTCACAAATTATTATTGGACATTACAATCAATGTTATTGCCATTTTTAAATTCTATGACTGTAGATTTTCCAAAATGCGATATATATCATACTATTACCACCGGATACGCGGGAATATCTGCTATTATGAATGGTATAAGATATAATACTCCAGTTATTTTAACAGAACATGGTATTTATCATAGGGAAAGACAGTTGGAAGTATTAAAAGCAGATTGGATAAAAGATGAATATAGAACTGCTTGGATTAGATTGTTTAATACAATTAGTTCATTAGTATATAAAGGATCTGAAAAAATAACTACTTTATTTTCAAAAAACCAAATGTTTGAAAAAGAATTATGTGATGATCATTCAAAAATGTATGTTATTCCTAACGGGATAGATTATGATAAATTTTCTAAATTAGAATACAGAAAAGAAAAAGATCCATTTGTAGTAGGTTTAGTTGGAAGAGTTGTTGAAATAAAAGATATTAAAACAGCTATAAAAGCTGCTAAGATTGTTAAAGAGAAAATAAATAATTTTAAACTGTATATTATTGGGCCAACAGATGAAGAACCGGAATATTTTCAAGAATGTAAGGAAATGATAGAAATTTTTAGACTAGAAGATACTGTAGAATTTACTGGTAAGGTAAATGTTTTAGATTATTATCCTAAATTAAATGCTTTGTTATTATCCAGCGTTAGTGAAGGGCAACCTTTAGTTATTTTGGAAGCATTTGCTGCAGGAATACCTGTAGTGACGACCGATGTGGGTGCATGTTCGGAAATGATATATGGTTCTAAAGAGGATATTATAGGAGATGCTGGTTTTGTAGTTAAGCCTAAGGACTTTATAGGCTTAGCTAATGGATTAATAAGATTATATGAAGATGATAATTTCAGATTGAAAGCATCTGAAATAGCAAGGATTAGAGTTCAAAAAAGATATAGGTTAGATCAAATGATTAATAATTATAGAGATTTGTATATATCGGTGGTGGAATAA